In Pyrus communis chromosome 1, drPyrComm1.1, whole genome shotgun sequence, the following are encoded in one genomic region:
- the LOC137726324 gene encoding uncharacterized protein, protein MVRVSENVSAILQRKLPPKCKDPGSFTIPYAIGNTKFEHAMLDLGASINVMPYSIYASINLGELKNDGVIIQLADRSNAYPKGVLDDVLVHVNHLIFPVDFYMLEMEDSAHSTPLPILLGRPFMKIARTKIDVFKGKLTLEFDGDIIDYVESLDRDALETTIARGIKLITNGAEPNHEESGEMVVALESLPQYVGKPPITFPIPIFANKLLPSVIQASTLELKPLPNHLKYVFLGDKETLPVIVSSSLTAMEEEKLVRVLQEYKTTIGWTLVDIKGINLTTCMHRILLEERAKPTREAQRRLNPPIMEVVKKEIIKLLDSGVIYPISNSRWVSPVQVVPKKSGVTMDVPFVFDDECEKAFNHLKELLTSAPIIVSLDWSLPFELMCDASDYALGAVLGQRKDKKPHVIYYASQTLNDAQLNYSTIEKELLAVVFALDKFGSYLLGTKVIIYSDHVALKYVLTKKEAKPRLIRWMLLL, encoded by the exons atggtaagggtaagtgagaatgtttcggcAATTTTGCAACGAAaactgccacctaaatgcaaagatccaggtagtttcacaatcCCTTATGCTATTGGTAATACcaagtttgaacatgccatgttagatttaggtgcttccattaatgtcatgccatactctatttatgcatctataaaCCTAGgggagcttaaaaatgatggtgttataattcaattagccgatcgttctaatgcatatccgaaaggagttttggatgatgttttggtgcatgttAACCACTTGATATTTCCAGTAGATTTTTATATGCTTGAGATGGAGGATTCGGCCCATTCTACACCATTGCcaatcttacttggacgacctttcatgaaaatagCCCGAACCAAGATCGATGTGTTCAAGGGGAAGTTGACATTGGAATTTGATGGCGACATCATT GATTATGTTGAATCCCTAGATAGGGATgcccttgaaacaaccattgCTCGAGGAATTAAACTCATCACCAATGGGGCTGAACCTAATCATGAAGAAAGTGGCGAGATGGTGgttgcccttgagtcattgccacaatatgttggtaagcctccaatcacatttccaattcccatttttgctaacaagttgttaccttcggtgattcaggcatccactctcgAGCTTAAACCGTTACCGAATCATTTAAAGTATGTCTTCTTGGGAGATAAAGAGACTTTGCCCGTCATAGTCTCTTCATCactcacagcaatggaggaggaaaaaCTAGTTCGGGTGTTGCAAGAGTACAAAACAACCATTGGATGGACTTTAGTCGACATCAAGGGAATTAATcttacaacatgcatgcatcgcatacttctagaggagagggctaaaccaactcgagaggctcaacgccgactcaaccctccaattatggaagttgtgaaaaaggagatcaTTAAGCTTCTTGATTCTGGGGTCATTTACCCAATTTCgaatagtcgttgggtttcaccggttcaagtagtaccaaagaaatctggagtcACTATG GATGTGCCATTTGTGTTTGATGACGAATGTGAGAAGGCGTTCAATCACCTCAAAGAATTGTTAACTTCGGCACCTATCATTGTTTCActagattggagccttccgtttgagcttatgtgtgatgcttCAGATTATgctttaggggctgttttgggacaACGTAAGGACAAGAAGCCACACGTCATCTACTATGCATCCcagaccttgaatgatgctcaattgaattattccaccattgaaaaagaacttcttgctgttgtgtttgctttagataagtttggttcttatttacttggtactaaagttataatttactcTGACCATGTAGCTTTGAAGTACGTACTCACAAAGAAAGaagccaaaccaaggcttattcgcTGGATGCTTCTTCTTTAA